GACATGCAATTCTGTAACTTAGTTGAGTTTAGGCGTACATGTAATTAATTTGCATCGAACTGGAGTCTGCAGACGAGGTGCACTCAAGGAAATTTGCAAGCATGGATAGAAGCATGTTCTGATGAAATTTTCTGGCTTCACCTCACTGTAGCATAGCAAGTCAGTTATCAACTGCTTTTGACTACATTGATGCCAATATCTTTGTTGTTCAATCATGTTATGGCGATGAGAGCAGAATCTCCTCAAGGCCTGCAAACGGTTGATTCTCTGAGACAAACTTAGATTAGTCAATATGTTGCTTGCGCTCTCAAGCTCACCGACTTAGTCCTTTTTAAATGGAAGAGAGTTTAATGACGGCATTTCAGAGTGCTTTCTTGCAGCCTAGACCGGATCCAAATCTCTCCAGAGCCAAAAGAAAAGCTTCAACATCTCCGGCTGTTGCAGGTGAATTGTCCACATTTAgtcgaaagaagaagaacaaggaggAGTGGACGTGTGCACTTTGCCAGGTCAGTGCTACGAGCGAGAAAGGTTTGAAAGAACATCTCGAAGGGAAGAAGCACTGGATGAAAGAAGCTTCTTTAGCTCAGAAGATTGGCAAGGAAGGGAACACTGAATCGCAAGTAATCCAAGAGCTTGAGGATTTGAAGAAGCTTAGCATGCCGAAAATGGCACAGAAATTGGAGAATACTGAAGGTCcgagaaagaacaagaatttcCAATTTTGGTGTGAGATGTGCCAAATTGGTGCTTTCGCCAAGACAGTCATGGAGAGTcataaaaaggggaaaaagcaCATTGGTCGTCTACGAGAACTGGGTCAAGCTGATGAAGCTGGCTGTGCTGCCGTGTCCAGAGCATCTGCCACCTCCGACACGGAACAAAATGTCACCACCGCATATGCTGCTGCGGAAGATCCTGAAAAGGACACAGGAGCTAAAAGAGGCAACTGGCGTGATTGGAAGCTGATTAACATTTAGAGACTTTGATGTTGTTTCTGCAGACATATCTGTTGCTCCTCTCTTCACcaccctctctgtctctctctgtctctgtctctctctcgtctGTGGTGGGGAATGATTCCTTGCCCCTGGGGCATGGCCGGATATGGGCAACGAATTTTCTTCACAGGTAGGTAACGGGGGTCACAGTCTCTGGCGCTGCCTTCCCGTGCATATCTCTATTACTGAAGAACTGACGGTTTTACAGGATATCCCTTTGATCGAAATATTTAGCAGATAACCTCATATTCGCATTGAAATTATCGATCCTCAGCTGTAAGATACAATATACAGATTGAAGGTTCAAAGGTGAAAGCATGGTCTTGATAGTTTTCGTTTTTGTCcacttttgtgaaaaaaatgaaacaagtaTGAAACAGATATCCAAGTATTTTATGGTTATCTATGCTAGTAAAAGCTGCTTAGTCTATAGGAGTTTGCAGCTTCCTTTCCTATCGTACAACCCCTGAAGAACAAgagaaaagatgagaatcaaGAACGGTTAATTTGTACAAGAGCAAGTAGAGATGCGCATGCTCATGATTCTGTATGATGTTCCCAACCCACTTCAAGCCCAACGAAACAAATCCTGAACACCACCACTACGATTTAGATGTCCGTCATTGAAACTTTCTTCCAATTTCGCAAAAGAACAAGCCGGTGAGCTTGGGAGTTTGCCAAGGTCTACGGTAACTCTTTGCTGAATTCCAGAGTCAGCAAGAGACACGAAGACGTACTTTGCAAAACGTTCTAGGAATTTGTTGATGCCAGGGAGTCGGACGACGGTGTGGGTTGTGGAGCACTCTCGTCAGTCCGTACCTCACAACAGCCATGATTCCTCCCCTCGACGACGAACGAACACCCTCTCCAGTTTGATCGTGGATTCTGTTGTCTCAGAGACCACAGAACTCGAGCTCTTTTCCCCTGCTGCTGTTCAATCAGCATAAGCTAGGAGCGCTCATTAGCATCCTAGTGCAAAGCCCGTACGTGACACACCGTACTGAAATTGATTAGGTCCTCCATGGCTGTCTTCTTTGCCATGTATGATGTTCCCAACCCACTTCAAACCGAATGCAATGCATTGGCGAATTTAGCGAAGACTCGGAAGACTCTATATCGTACAATTCCTACTGTACTCGATAGCATACCAAGCAAAATTCTCTGGCAGGTCAAGTCATTGGTACAACTTACCTGATCGTTTCTCCATTTTAACTCAGTGATTTCCAACTACGATGATTCATGCTAATTGAATCATACCGAACCAAAAAGTTAATACAATCAGCAGGATGCAAAGATCCATAGATATGAACATCATGCAAAAGTAGTATTCTTGAGAATAGATATCACATGATTTATCTCATTCCCGTGAGAGTTATAGTATAGCGATTCACACAAGCACCGAAAGTTCAGTTATAGTCCCTGTAAAGATGATTCCCACTTTATGCTCCTAAAGCTGTTAATGCAAGACTGCAGGGTTATATTACCTCACCACATACAGCAATTCAAGGAGTAGAAGATCGTGTGCAGTGACTTTTCACTGTCCTGAAGAAAACTAACATAGGTTCAGTATAGATTTTTCATTTACCTTGCTACTTGATTCTATCCCTAGACATGTATCATGCAACTATGCTACTGCATAACCTGATTGTTGTTGACAAAAAAGCAGGCAAAAGTGAACATCAAGGCACATATGGGGTTATTCTCAAGCCCCAGCAAGCAACAATCCCAGCTCGACGAATATGTAAAAGTAACCTCAAACTC
This genomic interval from Rhodamnia argentea isolate NSW1041297 chromosome 4, ASM2092103v1, whole genome shotgun sequence contains the following:
- the LOC115744480 gene encoding uncharacterized protein LOC115744480, whose protein sequence is MEFKYRAGASTSRPQPALPHSSDSGFFSDRAWRVDFPGTRNIRPYLTSELEAMRDPYLVRETIQREIEKQKIREEIIASEVARRQMLEDEVRRDLMLEQQMVLRRAGDGLPFDGKSAMWFGFNRGHPALHGLESRVMEDHLAYAGRNAVDVPPLPLIRSLEATRTEIKPELSKDRLIMLPRPDPNLSRAKRKASTSPAVAGELSTFSRKKKNKEEWTCALCQVSATSEKGLKEHLEGKKHWMKEASLAQKIGKEGNTESQVIQELEDLKKLSMPKMAQKLENTEGPRKNKNFQFWCEMCQIGAFAKTVMESHKKGKKHIGRLRELGQADEAGCAAVSRASATSDTEQNVTTAYAAAEDPEKDTGAKRGNWRDWKLINI